A portion of the Mycobacterium paraseoulense genome contains these proteins:
- a CDS encoding CaiB/BaiF CoA transferase family protein, with the protein MSGVRGGVLAGVRVVELASWTYVPSAGAALADWGADVIKVEGVASGDPGRALVVGGFTRQAARPDADFILELGNRGKRSIAIDIKSDTGRDLFGRLLASADVLLTNWLPGALERARLTVDDIRSFNPKIIIARGTGLGVRGPDRDRGGFDAATYLARGGVAYTLTPFGTDTPAVQGPGFGDLQAGATLAGGVCAALFHRERTGEPTIVDSSLLAQAMWAIAPSISAADFFDIDGIPGAPPGLAINPLVNRYQTRDGRWIQLVFLQPDKFWAGFCTRMGLAELATDERFVPSGNLIANAAVATEILTDVFARHDLAHWQKALEDEPGVWGALATPRETLNDPQVEPNGYVVTNVDDHGEKYRIVAAPVQFDETPPAPARAPEHGQHTEEILLELDVDWDDIARAKDLKAIL; encoded by the coding sequence ATGTCCGGCGTGCGCGGTGGTGTCCTCGCAGGGGTGCGGGTGGTCGAGTTGGCCTCGTGGACTTACGTGCCCTCGGCCGGTGCGGCGCTGGCGGACTGGGGCGCCGACGTGATCAAGGTGGAAGGGGTCGCCTCGGGTGACCCGGGGCGCGCGTTGGTGGTCGGCGGGTTCACCCGGCAGGCGGCCCGCCCGGACGCCGACTTCATCCTCGAGTTGGGCAACCGCGGTAAGCGCAGCATCGCCATCGACATCAAATCCGACACCGGTCGCGACCTGTTCGGCCGCCTGTTGGCCAGTGCCGATGTGTTGCTTACCAATTGGCTGCCGGGCGCGCTCGAACGGGCCCGGCTGACGGTGGACGACATCCGCTCGTTCAACCCGAAAATCATCATCGCGCGCGGCACCGGGCTGGGAGTGCGGGGTCCGGACCGCGACCGCGGCGGGTTCGACGCGGCGACGTACCTCGCGCGGGGCGGCGTCGCCTACACGCTCACGCCGTTCGGCACCGATACGCCCGCCGTGCAGGGTCCGGGCTTCGGCGACCTGCAAGCCGGGGCGACGCTCGCCGGGGGAGTGTGCGCCGCGCTGTTTCATCGCGAACGCACCGGTGAGCCGACGATCGTCGACTCCTCGCTGCTGGCCCAGGCGATGTGGGCGATCGCGCCGTCCATCTCGGCGGCCGACTTCTTCGACATCGACGGGATACCCGGCGCACCGCCCGGATTGGCCATCAATCCGCTCGTCAACAGGTACCAGACCCGCGACGGCCGGTGGATCCAGCTGGTCTTCCTGCAACCCGACAAGTTCTGGGCGGGTTTCTGCACACGCATGGGCCTGGCCGAGCTGGCCACCGATGAGCGATTCGTGCCGTCGGGCAACCTGATCGCCAACGCCGCGGTGGCCACCGAGATCCTGACCGACGTTTTCGCCCGGCACGACCTCGCCCACTGGCAGAAGGCACTCGAAGACGAACCCGGCGTGTGGGGTGCTCTGGCGACGCCGCGGGAGACCCTCAACGATCCGCAGGTCGAACCCAACGGATACGTGGTGACCAACGTCGACGACCATGGCGAGAAGTACCGGATCGTCGCCGCGCCCGTGCAGTTCGACGAGACTCCGCCGGCGCCCGCGCGTGCGCCGGAACACGGCCAGCACACGGAGGAGATCCTGCTGGAACTCGACGTCGACTGGGACGACATCGCCAGGGCGAAGGACCTCAAGGCGATTCTGTAG
- a CDS encoding mycofactocin-coupled SDR family oxidoreductase translates to MGRVTGKVAVISGAARGQGRSHARLLAAEGADIIAVDLCADIETNEYPLARREDLDETARLVEKEGQRAFTAVADVRDRAALSAAIDEGVAELGHLDVVVANAGICPLTAGLPPQAFADAVDVDLVGVLNLVHASLKHLHAGASIIVIGSNAAFMSSMNTTGIDGGPGGAGYAFAKLAAAHYVNDFALALARFSIRMNAVHPTNVNTDMLHSPPMYRAFRPDLKDPTREDAEPVFPLVQAMPIPYVEPEDISEAVLFLASDAARYITGQQLRVDGGGFLKVKPWSGA, encoded by the coding sequence ATGGGCAGGGTAACGGGCAAGGTGGCCGTCATCAGCGGCGCCGCGCGTGGTCAGGGCCGTTCGCACGCGCGACTGCTGGCCGCCGAAGGGGCGGACATCATCGCGGTGGACCTGTGCGCCGACATCGAGACCAACGAGTATCCCCTGGCCCGGCGGGAGGACCTGGACGAGACGGCCCGGCTGGTGGAGAAGGAGGGGCAGCGGGCGTTCACCGCCGTCGCCGACGTCCGCGACCGCGCGGCGCTGTCGGCGGCGATCGACGAGGGCGTCGCCGAGTTGGGGCATCTCGACGTCGTCGTCGCCAACGCCGGCATCTGCCCGCTCACCGCGGGCCTGCCGCCGCAGGCTTTCGCCGACGCCGTGGACGTGGACCTGGTCGGCGTGCTGAACCTGGTGCACGCGAGCCTCAAGCATCTGCACGCCGGCGCGTCGATCATCGTGATCGGCTCCAACGCCGCGTTCATGTCCTCGATGAACACCACGGGCATCGACGGCGGCCCCGGCGGGGCCGGGTATGCCTTCGCGAAACTGGCTGCCGCGCACTACGTCAACGATTTCGCCCTGGCGCTCGCCCGGTTCTCCATCCGGATGAACGCGGTGCACCCCACCAACGTCAACACCGACATGCTGCACAGCCCGCCGATGTATCGGGCCTTTCGCCCGGACCTGAAGGATCCGACCCGCGAGGATGCCGAACCCGTCTTCCCGCTCGTGCAGGCGATGCCGATCCCCTACGTCGAACCCGAGGACATCAGCGAGGCGGTGCTCTTCCTCGCCTCCGACGCGGCGCGCTATATCACCGGGCAACAGCTCCGCGTCGACGGTGGCGGCTTCCTCAAGGTCAAGCCGTGGTCGGGTGCGTGA
- a CDS encoding thiamine pyrophosphate-dependent dehydrogenase E1 component subunit alpha — protein sequence MNDGPDVKRRLYELMVLMKAADDRLSKGIGTGEFMCVYWPSRGQEAIAAAMGVALRADDQLVTTYRGLHDLIGKGVPLEEIYGEMMGRTVGASRGKGGTMHIANPDRGVMLSTGIVGAGPPVAVGLAMAAKRKRSDRVTVVSFGDGATNTGSFHEAANMAALWDLPVVFVCQNNLYAEMTPTADTMKLEHVADRAAGYGMPGVRVDGNDPPAVKSALDDALRRARAGEGPTFIECVTFRFRGHYFGDRMAYIPKEQLAAAMDADPVPRFRNHLAESGICAGDELDRIDDEAVAAVEAALRTVMGADTPSIDELDSDVYAAPIKFPV from the coding sequence ATGAACGACGGCCCGGACGTCAAGCGCCGCCTGTACGAGCTGATGGTGCTCATGAAGGCGGCCGACGACCGGCTGTCCAAAGGCATTGGCACCGGCGAGTTCATGTGCGTGTACTGGCCCTCGCGCGGCCAGGAGGCCATCGCCGCGGCGATGGGCGTCGCCCTGCGGGCCGACGACCAGTTGGTGACCACCTACCGCGGCCTGCACGACCTCATCGGCAAAGGCGTCCCGCTGGAAGAGATCTACGGCGAGATGATGGGCCGCACCGTGGGCGCGAGTCGCGGCAAGGGCGGCACCATGCACATCGCCAATCCCGATAGGGGCGTGATGCTTTCGACCGGGATCGTCGGGGCCGGTCCGCCGGTGGCGGTGGGACTGGCCATGGCCGCCAAACGCAAGCGCTCCGATCGCGTCACGGTGGTCAGCTTCGGCGACGGCGCCACCAACACCGGGTCCTTCCACGAGGCGGCGAACATGGCCGCGCTGTGGGACCTGCCGGTGGTCTTCGTCTGCCAGAACAACCTGTACGCCGAGATGACGCCGACCGCCGACACGATGAAGCTCGAACACGTCGCCGACCGGGCGGCGGGCTACGGCATGCCGGGAGTGCGCGTCGACGGGAACGACCCGCCGGCGGTCAAGTCGGCGCTCGACGACGCGCTGCGACGGGCCCGTGCCGGCGAGGGCCCCACGTTCATCGAATGCGTGACGTTCCGGTTCCGGGGCCACTACTTCGGCGACCGGATGGCCTACATCCCCAAGGAGCAGCTGGCCGCCGCGATGGACGCCGACCCGGTCCCCCGGTTCCGCAACCACCTCGCCGAATCCGGCATCTGCGCGGGGGACGAACTCGACCGCATCGACGACGAGGCGGTGGCGGCGGTCGAAGCGGCGCTGCGCACCGTGATGGGCGCGGATACCCCGTCGATCGACGAGCTGGACTCCGACGTGTACGCGGCCCCCATCAAGTTCCCGGTGTGA